From the genome of Capsicum annuum cultivar UCD-10X-F1 chromosome 4, UCD10Xv1.1, whole genome shotgun sequence:
tttcaattttcataatcTCATTCACAAATTTCAAAACGTAGGtactttaattttctttagagttaaaaattcaaaatatgattttgggtttaaatttttatatgatatttatCTATGTATCATCCATTATAATTGCTATAGAAAATATTTGAGTTAACAGATTTTTACGAgtcgaaaaaaaaaattcatgtatcTTGTTTAGAATTTAgcaattagttttgaaatattttggtaCTTCACCAATCTCCTAAATgtcacaataatgaaataaggattttagattttttttcattattattctaTTGATATGATTCTATGAATGATTCTTGCTTGAAAGTCGTATTAATTGAATCTTGTTTTGCAGGAGTTTTTATAAATCGGGATGGATAAGTTTTCCATTAGATCAAAACGTGGACAACCAAGCTCTAATGCTACTATCTCACCCGTTGCTTCATTTATACCTTCGGAAGTTTAAAGAGATACTACTCCTTCAAATATcgaatttacatatttaaaagcTGACCCGACAGAAAGAAGTCCTATAGTAGAATGTGATGCTATTATACTTTATGAAGTTAGAAGATTTTATATTCAAAAGGGACCTTGTTAGCCTAAGGATCACATTTTTTTCGAAAACTCAATTTGGGAAGAAGAAAATTACAATGCGTAAATTTCATCCTGCTTGGTTCAAGAGTCAATATTCCAAGTGGTTAGAGTACAGTGTATCAAAATATGTTGCATATTTTTTGTGTTGCTACTTGTTTAAAAATGAACATGAAGTTCGTGAAAATATGGCAGATATTGCTTTTATGCAAAATGGCTTTAAGGGTTGGAACAATGCTTTGGAGAGGTTCGAAACTCATATTGGAGAGGTTAATAGCATCCACAACAAGTGTTTCAACATGATGATTGACTTGATAAATCAATCACAATCTATATGTACATCTTTTGACAAACAttctaagaaagaaaaaaatgaatctcATCATCGCTTGAGTGCTTCAATTGATGAGGCAAGGTTTCTTTTGAGATTAAGATTGTCATTTCATGGTCATGATGAGAGTGTATCATCTACAAATAGAGGTATATTTCTTTAGCTTTTTCGATGGTATGGAAACAATGATGAGGATGTAGGGAgcattattttagaaaatgcccctaaaaataaaatgatgtgttgtccaaaaatttaaaaagatattgtTGATGCTTGTACAAAAGAAACAATCAAGGTTATCATGGAAGACTTAGATGGTGATTATTTCAGGATAATAGTTGCTGAATCAAAAGATATATCACATAAGGAGCAAATGGAACTTGTTCTGCGATATATTGACAAAAAAGGTGAAGTGATAGAGCGATTTATTGGTGTTGTCAATGTTAGTGATACATTTGCACGATCATTGAAGGAGATaatctattcttttcttttagatcACTCACTAAGTCCGTCCTAAATATATGGACAAGGTTATAATGGTGCAAGTAACATGCAAGGAGAGCTAAATGATTTTAAGAGCTTAATTTTGTGTGATACTCCATCTGCTTATTCTACTCATTCTTTTGCTCACCAGTTGCAACTGACACTCGTGTCTCTTGTGAAGAAGAATTTAGATgtggatgattttttttgtttagtaaCTAATGTGTTGAATAATGTTGGAGCATCTTATAAGCGCAGGAATTTGCTTACACAACATCAAGCTGCAAAGTTAGAGGAATTGATCATTTCTGGTAGTGAAGTGCCCACAGGATGGTGATTAAATCAAGAGCATGGAATTCAACAGTCATATGACACTCATTGGGGTTCTCACTGTAATAAATTAGAGAATTTCATTGACatatttccatcaattctttatGTGCTTGAATTTGTTGAACGTGAGTGCCCAAATTAGCTTCACAGACTTACAACTGAAACTCTTGAGAATACGATTAAGGGGTTTGATTTCACTTTTATTCTACACTTGATGTTGAAAATTCTAATGATAACAAATCATTTGAACTCCTCGTTACAAAATATGGATCAAGATATTGTCAATGCTCTGGAACTACTCAATACTGCAAAGCAAGAGTTGTAAAGGATGAGGAATAGTGGATGTAGATCATTATTGGATGAtgtcttttatttttgtgataACTATGAGATAGCGATCCTGTCACGACCCGAGCACgaccctagccgtgacgagcatcccgaaccatggagGCTCGGGCGCCCTTCTATTTatgataatcatgcacaatactcaataataaagaaaagaatgcggaaataaaataaatggaatcatggtcatactttGAATTCAATTTAACAATACTAGAAAGAAATCCATCAATATATAAACAACGTTTATTTCAATATGCGAAATCTCTTGGACATACGAAAACCAATACTACTGTCTGAAATCTGGAACAAGGCCCCCAAGTGGACCAATAccataatgaaataacaatactCTAAGAATGGTCTtctgaagtaagggaggctcaccaactgcatacTTCTGACTGTCAACTCTACAgtttagcaggacctctagattgagcctcagaacctaaaatattgggggtcaatacaattgtactggtacgcaaagtaatccaaaaacaaaagaCAACTTTTATACACCATAGGTGAGAGCTATTATAAAAC
Proteins encoded in this window:
- the LOC124898059 gene encoding uncharacterized protein LOC124898059, with product MADIAFMQNGFKGWNNALERFETHIGEVNSIHNKCFNMMIDLINQSQSICTSFDKHSKKEKNESHHRLSASIDEARFLLRLRLSFHGHDESVSSTNRDIVDACTKETIKVIMEDLDGDYFRIIVAESKDISHKEQMELVLRYIDKKGEVIERFIGVVNLQLTLVSLVKKNLDVDDFFCLVTNVLNNVGASYKRRNLLTQHQAAKLEELIISGSEVPTGWAFGIFTQRNDGLRSTSKYGVLQIPKIDARYIPEVLVESELHQIWPLVYLLIKLTLILPVATASVERSFSSTNYIKNELRNNMGDEFLNGCLVCYVERKIFATVNNNAIIHHFQNIKSHRAQL